A window of the Sphingomonas piscis genome harbors these coding sequences:
- a CDS encoding ACT domain-containing protein, with amino-acid sequence MVNARLRIDFANNEGALLRILGVVERRGFMIKSVAMNEHADGSSASLIVEVQPRSDARRLDVLVPFLQRLVEVRSINAFEPMQDQAA; translated from the coding sequence ATGGTAAATGCCCGGCTCCGCATCGATTTCGCCAACAACGAGGGCGCGTTGCTGCGCATCCTCGGTGTCGTCGAGCGCCGTGGATTCATGATCAAGTCGGTGGCGATGAACGAACATGCCGACGGCAGCTCGGCATCGCTGATCGTCGAGGTCCAGCCGCGCAGCGACGCGCGCCGTCTCGACGTGCTTGTCCCCTTTCTTCAGCGGCTTGTGGAAGTCCGCTCCATCAACGCCTTCGAACCCATGCAGGACCAAGCGGCATGA